The Rhodoferax sediminis genome has a segment encoding these proteins:
- a CDS encoding M14 family metallopeptidase, whose amino-acid sequence MTRQTAPNTRPAGPAEGLCALRRRSWWMAAAALLLAACTSVPLPQWPDTTQPATAAPTVPATAPRAPSPATPVPVQVTPIGAAPNGPAAAPYGAAVAARFPDPAVVYSTPGLAPGRTSFTSNAEVQTWLRDLSRQSAQTAGPKAAVLSLGPSQRGEPLEALIVTRASSTDAATVLAAARPTVLLIGQQHGNEPAGSEALLVIARELVQGPLQPLLDHINVIIVPRANPDGAAAGQRATANGIDMNRDHLLLKTPEARALAKLARDYRPMVIIDAHEYTVAGRYLQKFGAIQRFDALLQYATTADLPEFVTKASEEWFRQPVVAALKEQSLSSEWYYTTSADPDDKRVFMGGTQPDTELNVGGLENAVSLLIETRGVGIGRLHIQRRVHTDVTAITSVLGSTARRANDLVQLRSYVEREVSAKACNEEAVIEVAPTPTRRDLIMLDPQTGLDRTITVDWTSALQLRPLKSRMRPCGYLLSAASTVAVDRLRLLGIPVMQVAEPGTVLGESYRETARSAVARQDARGAIAGSQPATRVAVDLVRGVVDAPRGSYYVPVNQPLGSLVLAALEPDTQSSYFANHLLNGLQSTVRVMTAPSLTLQDAP is encoded by the coding sequence ATGACACGACAGACAGCACCAAACACGCGCCCCGCTGGCCCTGCTGAAGGCCTGTGCGCGCTCCGGCGGCGCTCGTGGTGGATGGCGGCAGCAGCGCTGCTGCTGGCGGCTTGCACCTCCGTTCCCTTGCCGCAATGGCCTGACACGACCCAGCCCGCGACGGCCGCCCCCACGGTGCCCGCCACGGCGCCACGGGCCCCCTCCCCGGCCACGCCAGTGCCGGTGCAGGTCACGCCTATCGGGGCAGCACCGAACGGGCCAGCCGCGGCGCCCTATGGCGCCGCCGTGGCGGCGCGCTTTCCCGACCCCGCCGTTGTTTACAGTACGCCGGGGCTGGCGCCCGGACGCACCAGCTTCACCTCGAACGCGGAAGTCCAGACATGGTTGCGCGACCTCTCGCGGCAGTCGGCCCAGACTGCCGGCCCGAAGGCGGCCGTGTTGTCGCTGGGCCCGTCGCAGCGCGGCGAGCCGCTCGAGGCGCTGATCGTGACCCGGGCTTCGAGCACGGATGCCGCGACGGTGCTGGCAGCCGCACGCCCCACCGTGCTGCTCATCGGCCAGCAGCATGGCAACGAGCCCGCCGGCAGTGAGGCGTTGCTCGTCATTGCACGTGAACTGGTGCAGGGCCCGCTACAGCCGCTGCTGGATCACATCAACGTGATCATCGTGCCGCGTGCCAACCCCGACGGTGCCGCCGCGGGCCAGCGCGCGACGGCGAACGGGATTGACATGAACCGCGACCACCTGCTGCTGAAGACGCCGGAGGCACGTGCACTGGCCAAACTCGCGCGCGACTACCGCCCGATGGTGATCATCGATGCACACGAATACACCGTGGCCGGCCGCTATCTGCAAAAGTTTGGCGCCATTCAGCGCTTCGACGCCCTGCTGCAGTACGCCACCACCGCCGATCTGCCCGAGTTCGTGACCAAGGCGTCCGAGGAATGGTTCCGCCAGCCCGTCGTGGCGGCGCTCAAGGAGCAGTCCTTGAGCAGCGAGTGGTACTACACCACCTCCGCGGACCCGGACGACAAGCGCGTCTTCATGGGCGGCACCCAGCCGGATACGGAGCTCAACGTCGGGGGGCTGGAAAACGCGGTCAGCCTGCTGATCGAAACCCGCGGCGTCGGCATTGGCCGGCTGCACATCCAGCGCCGGGTCCACACCGACGTGACCGCCATTACATCCGTGCTGGGCAGCACGGCGCGTCGTGCCAACGATCTGGTGCAATTGCGCTCGTATGTGGAACGCGAGGTCAGCGCCAAGGCGTGCAATGAAGAGGCGGTGATCGAGGTGGCACCCACCCCTACCCGGCGCGACCTGATCATGCTCGACCCCCAAACCGGGCTGGACCGCACGATTACCGTCGACTGGACCTCCGCCTTGCAGCTGCGCCCCCTGAAAAGCCGCATGCGCCCCTGCGGCTACCTGCTGTCGGCCGCCTCCACCGTGGCGGTGGACCGCCTGCGTCTGCTGGGCATCCCGGTCATGCAGGTCGCCGAGCCCGGCACCGTCCTGGGCGAGAGCTATCGGGAAACGGCGCGATCCGCGGTCGCGCGGCAGGACGCGCGCGGCGCCATTGCCGGCAGTCAACCGGCCACCCGAGTCGCCGTCGATCTGGTGCGCGGGGTGGTCGACGCACCACGCGGCAGCTACTACGTTCCGGTGAACCAGCCGCTGGGCAGCCTGGTGCTGGCAGCACTGGAGCCCGACACCCAAAGCAGCTACTTCGCCAACCACCTTCTGAACGGCCTGCAAAGCACCGTGCGCGTGATGACGGCACCGTCACTCACGCTGCAAGATGCACCTTGA
- a CDS encoding glutathione binding-like protein, protein MIDLHYWPTPNGWKISIMLEECALPYRLVPVNIGKGEQFTPEFLALSPNNRMPAIVDHAPAGGGAPVSVFESGAILIYLAEKTGRYLPADLRDRYQVLQWLMWQMGGLGPMAGQNGHFLLYAPKKIPYAIERYGNEVDRLYGVLDAQLARTGAFVAGAAYSIADMAIFPWVRTYKAQQVALEDFPNIRRWYDTLFRRPAVKRGLDLGKDLRAPGLTEEARKALFGQTAQSVRGGAHKLI, encoded by the coding sequence ATGATCGACCTGCACTATTGGCCCACCCCGAATGGCTGGAAAATTTCCATCATGCTGGAGGAATGCGCACTGCCCTACCGGCTGGTCCCGGTCAACATCGGCAAGGGCGAGCAGTTCACGCCGGAATTTCTGGCCCTCAGCCCGAACAACCGCATGCCCGCCATCGTGGACCATGCGCCTGCGGGCGGCGGCGCGCCGGTGTCGGTGTTCGAGAGCGGCGCCATCCTGATTTATCTGGCTGAAAAGACGGGCCGCTACCTGCCCGCTGATCTACGTGATCGCTACCAGGTTCTGCAGTGGCTCATGTGGCAAATGGGGGGCCTGGGCCCGATGGCCGGGCAAAACGGTCACTTCCTGCTGTACGCGCCCAAGAAAATCCCCTACGCGATCGAGCGCTACGGCAACGAGGTGGATCGCCTGTACGGTGTGCTCGACGCGCAACTCGCGCGCACCGGTGCCTTTGTGGCGGGTGCGGCCTACTCGATCGCCGACATGGCCATCTTTCCATGGGTGCGCACGTACAAGGCACAGCAAGTCGCGCTGGAAGATTTCCCGAATATCCGGCGCTGGTACGACACGCTGTTCCGGCGCCCGGCCGTCAAGCGCGGTCTCGATCTGGGCAAGGACTTGCGCGCGCCGGGCCTGACCGAGGAAGCGCGCAAGGCGCTTTTCGGGCAGACCGCGCAAAGCGTGCGCGGCGGTGCGCACAAGCTCATCTGA
- a CDS encoding 2-hydroxychromene-2-carboxylate isomerase — MIEFFFDCSSPWTYLAFHNIQPLARELDVPIRWRPILVGGVFNSVNQSVYAQRDNPVPPKRDYMLKDLQDWARAAGLKIMMPPTVFPVNSVKAMRGCLWLAPQDKLVPFATAVFEAYWQRDEDISQDAVLARACQQAGVAPDDFFAGIAQPAIKEQLKANTGELIRRGGFGSPTIFVGDDMYFGNDRLVLLRAAVLRAKK, encoded by the coding sequence ATGATTGAATTTTTCTTCGACTGTTCCAGCCCCTGGACCTACCTTGCTTTCCACAACATCCAGCCGCTCGCCCGCGAGCTGGACGTGCCCATCCGCTGGCGGCCGATCCTCGTGGGCGGCGTGTTCAACAGTGTCAACCAGAGCGTGTACGCGCAGCGCGACAACCCGGTGCCGCCCAAGCGCGACTACATGCTCAAGGACCTGCAGGACTGGGCGCGCGCGGCAGGCTTGAAGATCATGATGCCGCCCACCGTCTTTCCGGTCAACAGCGTCAAGGCCATGCGTGGCTGCCTGTGGCTGGCACCGCAAGACAAGCTGGTCCCGTTTGCCACGGCCGTGTTTGAAGCCTACTGGCAGCGCGACGAAGACATCTCGCAGGACGCTGTGCTGGCACGGGCCTGCCAGCAGGCAGGGGTCGCGCCCGACGATTTTTTTGCCGGTATTGCGCAGCCCGCAATAAAGGAACAGCTCAAGGCCAATACCGGGGAGTTGATCCGGCGCGGCGGCTTCGGCTCGCCCACTATTTTTGTCGGCGACGACATGTACTTTGGCAACGACCGGCTGGTGCTGCTGCGCGCCGCCGTGCTGCGGGCAAAGAAGTAG
- a CDS encoding dicarboxylate/amino acid:cation symporter, whose amino-acid sequence MSETLVAAKRPLYKSLYVQVLVAVVIGVVLGHFYPQFAAQMKPLGDGFIKLIKMIIAPIIFCTVVVGIAGMEDMKKVGKTGGLALLYFEVMSTVALIVGLVIVNLLRPGSGMNVDASTLDTKSIAAYTEPGKMQGTVDFLLNVIPNTVVDAFAKGEILQVLLFAIMFGFALHKFGGRGTLVFDVIEKTSHVLFSVVGIIMKVAPIGAFGAMAFTIGKYGIGSLFSLGKLMGTFYLTCLIFVFVVLGIVARLNGFSIWKFVKYIKEELLIVLGTSSSESVLPRMMEKMENLGANKTTVGLVIPTGYSFNLDGTSIYLTMAAVFIAQATNTPMTLMQEITLLMVLLLTSKGAAGVTGSGFIVLAATLSAVGHVPVAGLALILGIDRFMSEARALTNLVGNGVATIVVARWTGELDTERLHAGLNNETWVEAEMPEVLLDRKVEHMGVTSR is encoded by the coding sequence ATGAGTGAAACACTGGTGGCGGCAAAACGTCCGCTTTATAAATCCCTTTACGTGCAGGTGCTGGTGGCCGTGGTCATCGGTGTCGTCCTGGGCCACTTCTACCCGCAGTTCGCGGCGCAGATGAAGCCACTCGGAGATGGTTTCATCAAGCTGATCAAAATGATCATCGCCCCGATTATTTTCTGCACCGTGGTGGTGGGGATTGCGGGCATGGAGGACATGAAGAAAGTGGGCAAGACCGGCGGCCTGGCCTTGCTCTACTTCGAGGTCATGAGCACTGTCGCGCTGATCGTGGGACTGGTCATCGTTAATCTGTTGCGGCCGGGCTCGGGCATGAATGTGGACGCCTCCACGCTCGACACGAAAAGCATCGCCGCGTACACCGAGCCCGGCAAGATGCAGGGCACGGTCGATTTTCTGCTCAACGTGATCCCGAACACCGTGGTCGACGCATTTGCCAAGGGTGAAATTCTGCAGGTGCTGCTGTTTGCGATCATGTTCGGCTTTGCGCTGCACAAGTTTGGCGGGCGTGGCACGCTGGTGTTCGATGTCATCGAAAAAACCTCGCACGTGTTGTTCTCCGTCGTCGGCATCATCATGAAGGTGGCCCCCATCGGCGCCTTTGGCGCGATGGCTTTCACGATCGGCAAATACGGCATCGGCTCGCTGTTTTCGCTGGGCAAACTGATGGGCACGTTCTACCTGACCTGTCTGATTTTCGTCTTTGTGGTGCTCGGTATCGTTGCGCGCCTGAACGGCTTCAGCATCTGGAAGTTCGTCAAGTACATCAAGGAAGAACTGCTGATCGTGCTGGGCACTTCATCGTCCGAGTCGGTGCTGCCGCGCATGATGGAAAAAATGGAGAACCTCGGTGCCAACAAGACAACGGTCGGCCTGGTGATTCCGACCGGTTATTCGTTCAATCTGGACGGCACATCGATCTACCTGACCATGGCCGCCGTCTTCATTGCGCAGGCCACCAACACCCCCATGACATTGATGCAGGAGATTACCCTGCTGATGGTGCTGCTGCTCACCTCCAAGGGCGCGGCCGGCGTCACCGGCAGCGGCTTCATCGTGCTGGCGGCCACGCTGTCGGCCGTGGGTCACGTGCCGGTGGCCGGCCTGGCGCTGATTCTGGGCATCGACCGCTTCATGTCAGAGGCACGCGCGTTGACGAATCTGGTGGGCAATGGTGTGGCTACCATCGTGGTGGCCCGGTGGACGGGCGAACTCGATACCGAGCGGCTGCACGCGGGGCTGAATAACGAAACCTGGGTCGAAGCCGAGATGCCCGAAGTCTTGCTCGACCGCAAAGTCGAGCACATGGGGGTGACGAGCCGGTAG
- the phbB gene encoding acetoacetyl-CoA reductase has translation MSKKVAYVTGGMGGIGTAICQRLHKEGFAVIAGCGPTRDHAKWLDEQKALGFTFHASVGNVGDWDSTVAAFEKVKAEHGPVAVLVNNAGITRDGQFRKMSKADWDAVISTNLNSMFNVTKQVIDGMIEANWGRVINISSVNGQKGQFGQVNYSTAKAGLHGFTMALAQEVAAKGVTVNTVSPGYIGTDMVKAIRQDVLDKIVATVPVKRLGSPEEIASIIAWIASDDGGYATGADFSVNGGLHMG, from the coding sequence ATGAGCAAGAAAGTAGCATATGTCACCGGTGGTATGGGCGGCATCGGAACCGCCATTTGCCAGCGTTTGCACAAGGAAGGCTTCGCGGTCATCGCGGGCTGCGGCCCGACCCGTGATCACGCCAAGTGGCTGGATGAGCAAAAGGCACTGGGCTTTACGTTCCATGCCTCGGTTGGCAATGTGGGGGATTGGGATTCCACGGTGGCCGCGTTTGAAAAGGTCAAGGCGGAGCATGGCCCGGTGGCGGTGCTGGTGAACAACGCCGGTATCACGCGCGACGGGCAATTCCGCAAGATGAGCAAGGCCGACTGGGATGCCGTGATCTCGACCAACCTGAACAGCATGTTCAACGTGACCAAGCAGGTCATTGACGGCATGATCGAAGCCAACTGGGGGCGTGTCATCAACATCAGTTCGGTCAACGGCCAGAAAGGCCAGTTTGGCCAGGTCAACTACTCCACGGCCAAGGCGGGCCTGCACGGCTTCACCATGGCGCTGGCGCAGGAAGTGGCGGCCAAGGGGGTGACGGTCAACACCGTGAGCCCGGGCTACATCGGCACCGACATGGTCAAGGCCATCCGCCAGGACGTGCTCGACAAGATTGTCGCGACCGTGCCTGTCAAGCGTCTGGGTAGCCCGGAAGAAATTGCCTCCATCATCGCGTGGATCGCGTCAGATGATGGCGGCTATGCCACCGGGGCCGATTTCTCGGTCAACGGTGGCTTGCACATGGGGTGA
- a CDS encoding acetyl-CoA C-acetyltransferase yields the protein MEDIVIVAATRTAVGKFGGTLAKTPATELGAVVIKDILKRSGLAADQIGEVIMGQVLAAGAGQNPARQALIKSGLNQGTPGLTINAVCGSGLKAVMLAAQAVAWGDSEIVIAGGQENMSAAPHVLMGSREGQRMGDWKLTDSMIVDGLWDVYNQYHMGITAENVAKKYGISREAQDALALASQQKAAAAQDAGKFKDEIVPLSIAQRKGDPLVFAADEFINRKSTAEGLAALRPAFDKAGGVTAGNASGINDGAAAVMVMTAKKAAALGLKPLGRIASFGTSGLDPAYMGMGPVPASTKALQRAGWKAADLDLLEINEAFAAQACAVNKEMGWDTSKVNVNGGAIAIGHPIGASGCRILVTLLYEMQKRDAKKGIASLCIGGGMGVALTIER from the coding sequence ATGGAAGACATCGTTATCGTCGCCGCCACACGCACTGCCGTTGGCAAGTTTGGTGGCACTCTCGCCAAAACCCCCGCCACCGAACTCGGTGCGGTCGTCATCAAGGACATCCTCAAGCGCAGTGGCCTGGCTGCCGACCAGATTGGCGAAGTCATCATGGGCCAGGTGCTGGCGGCGGGAGCGGGCCAGAATCCGGCGCGCCAGGCGCTCATCAAAAGCGGACTGAACCAGGGCACGCCCGGCCTGACCATCAACGCGGTGTGCGGCTCCGGTCTGAAGGCCGTGATGCTGGCGGCGCAGGCGGTGGCCTGGGGCGACAGCGAGATCGTGATTGCCGGCGGCCAGGAGAACATGAGTGCTGCACCGCACGTGCTGATGGGCTCGCGCGAAGGCCAGCGCATGGGCGACTGGAAGTTGACCGATTCCATGATCGTTGACGGCCTGTGGGACGTGTACAACCAGTACCACATGGGCATCACGGCCGAGAACGTGGCCAAGAAATACGGCATCAGCCGCGAGGCGCAGGATGCGCTGGCGCTGGCCAGCCAGCAAAAGGCGGCGGCCGCGCAGGATGCCGGCAAGTTCAAGGATGAAATCGTACCGCTCAGCATCGCGCAAAGAAAGGGCGACCCCCTCGTTTTTGCGGCCGACGAATTCATCAACCGCAAATCGACTGCCGAGGGCCTGGCGGCCCTGCGCCCCGCGTTCGACAAGGCCGGTGGCGTCACTGCGGGTAATGCCTCGGGCATCAATGACGGTGCCGCCGCCGTGATGGTCATGACGGCCAAAAAGGCGGCCGCGCTGGGGCTCAAGCCCCTGGGCCGCATTGCCAGCTTCGGCACCAGCGGGCTCGATCCGGCTTACATGGGCATGGGCCCGGTACCTGCGTCCACCAAGGCCCTGCAGCGCGCCGGCTGGAAGGCGGCCGACCTCGATTTGCTGGAAATCAACGAAGCCTTCGCCGCGCAGGCTTGCGCCGTGAACAAGGAAATGGGCTGGGACACCTCCAAGGTCAACGTCAATGGCGGCGCGATTGCCATTGGCCACCCGATTGGCGCCTCCGGCTGCCGTATTCTGGTGACGCTGCTGTACGAAATGCAAAAGCGCGACGCCAAAAAAGGCATCGCATCGCTGTGCATCGGTGGCGGCATGGGAGTTGCCCTAACTATCGAGCGCTGA
- the phaC gene encoding class I poly(R)-hydroxyalkanoic acid synthase, producing MNQESPEFWAQAAQQFQQAFSDNWNKTMQSYQGVDLGGAGALASVTPVTLPPARLQELQQQYVSEAMQLWNESVQAVPTSNDKRFKADAWSHNLVSAFSASTYLLNARTLMAMAESVEGDEKAKARIRFAVEQWMAASAPSNFLAFNADAQQKAIETQGESIAAGLANLLRDMRRGHVSMTDESVFEVGKNVATTEGAVVFENELFQLIEYKPLTAKVYERPFLLVPPCINKFYILDLQPDNSLIRYAVAQGHRTFVVSWRNPDASLGNKTWDDYIEDAAIKAIAVTQEITGAKRINALGFCVGGTILSTALAVLAARGEKPVASLTLLTTLLDFSDTGILDIFIDEGMVKYREMEMGKGGLLKGQDLASTFSALRPNELVWNYVVGNYLKGETPPAFDLLYWNGDSTNLPGPFYAWYLRNTYLENNLIKPGKAIVCGEAVDLRKLDLPVYIYGSREDHIVPIGGAYASTQWLPGKKRFVMGASGHIAGVINPPAKNKRSHWIANHDKFPPTAQAWIASAKEYPGSWWADWSDWLAGHAGKQITAPKAYGKGKYKVIEAAPGRYVKAKA from the coding sequence ATGAATCAGGAATCTCCGGAGTTCTGGGCCCAGGCGGCCCAACAATTTCAGCAAGCCTTCAGCGATAACTGGAACAAGACGATGCAGTCTTATCAAGGGGTGGACCTGGGCGGCGCCGGCGCATTGGCCTCCGTGACTCCTGTGACCTTGCCGCCCGCACGGCTGCAGGAGCTGCAGCAGCAGTATGTGAGCGAGGCGATGCAGCTGTGGAACGAGAGTGTGCAGGCCGTCCCGACGAGCAACGACAAGCGCTTCAAGGCGGACGCCTGGAGCCACAACCTCGTCTCGGCCTTCTCCGCCTCGACCTACCTGCTGAACGCCCGCACGCTGATGGCCATGGCGGAGTCCGTCGAGGGCGACGAAAAGGCCAAGGCGCGCATCCGCTTTGCGGTCGAGCAATGGATGGCCGCCTCGGCCCCGAGCAACTTTCTGGCGTTCAATGCCGACGCGCAGCAAAAGGCCATCGAGACCCAGGGCGAGAGCATCGCCGCGGGGCTCGCCAACCTGCTGCGGGACATGCGTCGGGGCCATGTGTCCATGACGGACGAGAGCGTTTTCGAGGTGGGCAAGAACGTCGCCACCACCGAAGGCGCCGTGGTGTTCGAGAACGAGCTGTTCCAGCTGATCGAGTACAAGCCGCTCACGGCCAAGGTGTACGAGCGCCCATTCCTGCTGGTGCCGCCGTGCATCAACAAGTTCTACATTCTTGACCTGCAGCCTGACAACTCGCTGATCCGCTACGCGGTGGCGCAGGGCCATCGCACGTTCGTGGTGAGCTGGCGCAACCCGGACGCCTCGCTCGGGAACAAGACCTGGGATGATTACATCGAAGACGCTGCTATCAAGGCGATAGCAGTCACGCAAGAGATCACGGGGGCCAAGAGAATTAATGCCCTGGGTTTTTGCGTCGGCGGCACCATTCTGTCCACCGCGCTGGCGGTGCTGGCGGCACGCGGCGAGAAGCCGGTGGCCAGCCTTACCCTGCTCACCACCTTGCTGGATTTCAGCGATACCGGCATCCTCGACATCTTCATCGACGAAGGCATGGTCAAGTACCGCGAAATGGAGATGGGCAAGGGCGGCCTGCTCAAGGGCCAGGACCTGGCCTCGACCTTCAGCGCGCTGCGCCCGAACGAGCTGGTGTGGAACTATGTGGTGGGCAACTACCTCAAGGGCGAGACCCCGCCGGCGTTCGACCTGCTCTACTGGAACGGCGACTCCACCAACCTGCCGGGCCCGTTTTACGCCTGGTACCTGCGCAACACCTACCTGGAAAACAACCTGATCAAGCCGGGCAAGGCCATCGTGTGCGGCGAGGCCGTGGACCTGCGCAAACTGGACCTGCCGGTGTATATCTACGGCTCGCGCGAAGATCACATCGTGCCAATTGGCGGTGCGTATGCCTCCACGCAGTGGCTGCCGGGCAAGAAGCGTTTCGTGATGGGGGCATCGGGCCATATTGCGGGGGTCATCAACCCGCCCGCCAAGAACAAGCGCAGCCACTGGATTGCCAATCACGACAAATTCCCGCCCACGGCGCAGGCGTGGATTGCCAGCGCCAAGGAGTATCCGGGCAGCTGGTGGGCCGACTGGTCCGACTGGCTCGCGGGTCACGCGGGCAAACAGATTACCGCCCCCAAGGCCTATGGCAAGGGCAAATACAAAGTCATCGAAGCGGCTCCGGGCCGCTACGTCAAGGCAAAAGCTTAA
- the pgeF gene encoding peptidoglycan editing factor PgeF, producing MQHDWLMPDWPAPATVRALCTTRSGGVSTGPYESLNLGDHVGDAPAAVQANRRLLQQALGVRPVFLQQIHGRQVATLDAQTPDGTPADGCMTHSPGVACTIMVADCLPVLFTNRKGSAVAAAHAGWRGLAGEGGRGVLESTIESFRALAHTDTGDGAAEIIAWLGPCIGPEQFEVGPEVKAAFEVHDPPAAACFRPRAGGKWLADLAGLARRRLQALGITSIHGNDGSAPWCTVSDPSRFFSHRRDAVALGGSGRLAACIWLV from the coding sequence ATGCAGCACGACTGGCTGATGCCCGACTGGCCCGCGCCGGCCACGGTGCGCGCGCTGTGCACCACGCGCAGCGGCGGCGTCAGCACGGGTCCCTATGAGAGCCTGAACCTGGGCGATCACGTGGGCGATGCACCGGCGGCCGTGCAGGCCAATCGCCGGCTGCTGCAACAGGCTCTTGGTGTGCGACCGGTGTTCCTGCAGCAAATCCACGGCCGGCAGGTGGCAACGCTTGACGCGCAAACGCCCGATGGCACGCCGGCCGATGGCTGCATGACCCACAGTCCCGGCGTGGCCTGCACCATCATGGTCGCGGACTGCCTGCCCGTCTTGTTCACCAATCGGAAGGGCAGTGCGGTGGCCGCCGCGCACGCGGGCTGGCGCGGGCTGGCGGGCGAGGGCGGGCGCGGCGTGCTGGAATCGACTATTGAATCTTTTCGGGCTCTAGCCCATACCGATACTGGGGATGGCGCTGCGGAAATCATAGCGTGGCTGGGTCCATGCATCGGCCCCGAGCAGTTCGAGGTGGGGCCGGAGGTCAAGGCCGCTTTCGAGGTGCACGACCCGCCAGCGGCCGCTTGCTTCAGGCCGCGCGCCGGCGGCAAATGGCTGGCCGATCTCGCGGGGCTGGCACGCCGGCGTTTGCAGGCGCTGGGCATTACCAGCATCCACGGCAATGACGGCAGTGCGCCGTGGTGCACCGTGAGCGATCCTTCAAGGTTTTTTTCGCACCGGCGCGATGCCGTCGCCCTCGGCGGCAGCGGGCGCCTGGCTGCCTGCATCTGGCTCGTCTGA
- the maiA gene encoding maleylacetoacetate isomerase, with product MKLYNYFRSSASFRVRIALQLKGLAYEYIPVHIAKGEHRQPGYAAISPELLVPTLEIDGQRLGQSMAIIEYLDETHPEPALLPKDALGRARVRALAQTVACEIHPLNNLRVLKYLVRDMGVSDDAKNKWYQHWVRTGLEAFERELALLPASTYCYGQTPTLADCCLVPQIFNGQRFKVSFDGLPRTMAAFDACMALDAFQKAQPSACPDNEP from the coding sequence ATGAAGCTCTACAACTACTTTCGTTCCTCCGCCTCATTTCGCGTGCGCATTGCGCTGCAGCTCAAGGGGCTGGCGTACGAGTACATTCCCGTGCACATTGCCAAGGGCGAGCACAGGCAGCCCGGCTATGCCGCGATATCGCCCGAGCTGCTGGTGCCCACGCTGGAGATTGACGGCCAGCGCCTGGGCCAGTCGATGGCGATCATCGAGTACCTGGACGAAACCCACCCCGAGCCGGCCCTGCTGCCCAAGGACGCGCTGGGCCGGGCCCGCGTGCGCGCGCTGGCGCAGACCGTAGCCTGCGAGATCCATCCGCTGAACAACCTGCGTGTGCTCAAGTACCTGGTCCGGGACATGGGCGTGAGCGACGACGCGAAAAACAAGTGGTACCAGCACTGGGTGCGCACCGGGCTGGAGGCGTTCGAGCGCGAACTGGCCCTGCTGCCCGCGTCCACCTACTGCTATGGCCAGACGCCCACGCTGGCCGACTGCTGCCTGGTGCCGCAGATCTTCAATGGCCAGCGCTTCAAGGTAAGCTTTGACGGCCTGCCGCGCACCATGGCCGCGTTCGACGCCTGCATGGCGCTCGATGCCTTCCAGAAGGCGCAGCCGTCCGCCTGCCCCGACAACGAGCCCTGA
- a CDS encoding MFS transporter, translating into MRALHGASQGAWLAVVVLIGLNLRPFLTGIGPLVASIRSSTGLDYRGIAWLTLLPMLLMGVAAFFAPSLLRVLGARVTILGTLVLLGLGSALRGVAPGGGTLIATAALCGLGVALIQSAFPGLIKREFRDHVAPVTGLYSATLMGGGALGAQLTPLVSDWSGSWRQALAWWSVPVALALVLAWRVLPRHEAPVTGAAPSAALLRRPRTWLLMICFGLVNGGWFAMTLVVALDHLPDHERAGALSALMQGGGFLLAALSPWLVAVLYDATGSFGAGWTMHLAFVTLVFGLTARLAPSRYAVVMAATNKPAAARPR; encoded by the coding sequence ATGCGGGCATTGCACGGCGCCAGCCAGGGCGCGTGGCTGGCAGTGGTGGTGCTGATCGGCCTGAACCTGCGCCCCTTCCTGACCGGCATCGGTCCGCTGGTGGCCAGCATTCGCAGCAGCACCGGTCTGGACTACCGCGGCATTGCCTGGCTGACCCTGTTGCCCATGCTGCTGATGGGCGTTGCCGCGTTCTTCGCGCCGTCCCTGCTGCGAGTACTGGGAGCACGCGTCACCATACTGGGCACACTCGTGCTGCTGGGCCTGGGCTCAGCGCTGCGCGGCGTCGCGCCGGGCGGTGGCACCCTGATCGCGACGGCCGCGCTGTGCGGCCTCGGCGTCGCGCTCATCCAGTCCGCGTTCCCGGGGCTCATCAAGCGCGAGTTTCGTGACCATGTGGCACCGGTCACCGGGCTGTACTCGGCGACCCTGATGGGTGGCGGCGCCCTCGGCGCGCAGCTCACGCCCCTCGTCAGTGACTGGTCCGGCAGCTGGCGCCAGGCGCTGGCCTGGTGGTCGGTGCCGGTCGCGCTGGCGCTCGTGCTGGCATGGCGTGTACTGCCGCGCCACGAAGCGCCGGTCACCGGCGCAGCGCCTTCGGCGGCGCTGCTGCGGCGCCCGCGCACCTGGCTGCTGATGATCTGCTTTGGCCTCGTCAACGGCGGCTGGTTCGCGATGACGCTGGTCGTCGCGCTCGATCACCTGCCAGACCACGAGCGCGCCGGCGCGCTGAGTGCGTTGATGCAGGGCGGCGGTTTTCTGCTTGCCGCATTGTCGCCTTGGCTGGTCGCCGTGCTGTACGACGCGACAGGCAGCTTCGGCGCGGGCTGGACCATGCATCTTGCCTTTGTAACGCTGGTCTTCGGACTCACGGCCCGCCTGGCGCCAAGCCGCTATGCGGTGGTCATGGCCGCGACGAACAAGCCGGCCGCAGCGCGGCCGCGCTGA